The following are encoded together in the Anabrus simplex isolate iqAnaSimp1 chromosome 5, ASM4041472v1, whole genome shotgun sequence genome:
- the LOC137500960 gene encoding craniofacial development protein 2-like: MALLNSKYSGVSSSPVGSPGGTTLREASRNVRCCKEQYCLGTWNVRSMYQGKLDIVKREMKRLGIDILGISEVRWIGIGEFATDEYMVYYSGHENQKKNGVALIVSNRVRKTIMGCNFKTDRMMSVRFQGQPFNITVIQIYAPTTEAEEEDIDQFYEDLRELLQLTPKKDVVFIIGDWNAKVGNQTVDGVTGKFGLGTTNEAGQRLLEFCQDNSLVITNTLFQLPKRRLYTWTSPDGKCRNQIDYILCSQRWRSAVQSSKTRPGADCGSDHELLISKFRLK; this comes from the coding sequence atggctttgctcaattcaaaatattccggagtttcaagttccccagtcggatctccggggggaactacgttgagagaagcctcaagaaatgtgcgatgctgcaaggaacagtactgtttaggaacttggaatgtaagatccatgtatcaaggaaagctggatatagtcaaacgagaaatgaagagactgggcatcgatatactgggaataagcgaagtgagatggattggtattggtgaatttgctacagatgagtacatggtatactattctggacatgaaaaccaaaagaaaaatggagttgccctcatagttagcaacagggtgcgtaaaactataatggggtgcaattttaaaactgatagaatgatgtctgtacgttttcaaggccaaccttttaacatcacagtcatacaaatttacgcaccaaccactgaagctgaagaggaagatattgaccagttttatgaagacttacgagaattgctacagttaacaccaaagaaggatgtcgtcttcattattggcgactggaatgccaaagtaggaaatcaaactgtagatggagtaacgggaaaatttggccttggcacaacaaatgaagctggacagagactcctagaattctgtcaagacaactcactggtcattaccaacacactgtttcaattgcccaaacgacgcctatacacctggacctcgccagatggtaaatgtcggaatcagatcgactacatactctgtagtcaaaggtggaggagtgctgtacagtcatccaaaacaaggcctggggctgattgtggatcagatcacgagctcttaatttccaaattccggctcaaa